The following proteins come from a genomic window of Salvia hispanica cultivar TCC Black 2014 chromosome 4, UniMelb_Shisp_WGS_1.0, whole genome shotgun sequence:
- the LOC125218126 gene encoding zinc finger protein ZOP1, which translates to MTEYWVSQGNKWCDTCKIYISNNPASIRNHEIGQRHKDSVAKRLNTMREDKAKKDKELKQAAKVLEQIEAKANRSYQKDLASFQEARESNAQALVDDLETDMPGEWEHDTSLGYYYNQTTGFHYDPNSGFYYSDSLGKWVPQEEALAAFQASPMSIKKRPSLGKPASASESKSGSTSESGPPPGRLVSTPLNPMRTTKGAKSSVAVAVKRKRPDEKPKAVSKEEAAALKAREAARKRVEQREKPLLGLYRP; encoded by the exons ATGACAGAG TACTGGGTCAGTCAGGGTAACAAGTGGTGTGACACCTGTAAGATTTACATTTCCAACAATCCAGCCAGCATTAGAAACCATGAGATTGGGCAGCGGCACAAGGATAGTGTTGCCAAGAGGCTTAATACTATGCGAGAAGACAAGGCGAAAAAAGATAAGGAACTAAAGCAAGCAGCAAAAGTCCTGGAACAGATAGAAGCG AAAGCCAACCGCAGCTACCAGAAGGATTTAGCATCTTTTCAAGAGGCAAGGGAGTCTAATGCCCAGGCACTTGTTGATGACCTAGAAACTGATATGCCTGGAG AATGGGAGCATGACACTTCATTAGGCTACTACTATAACCAAACAACTGGTTTTCACTATGATCCCAATTCTGGCTTCTACTACAGTGATTCTCTGG GTAAATGGGTGCCTCAAGAAGAGGCCCTGGCAGCATTTCAAGCTTCCCCAATGTCTATCAAGAAGAGACCTAGTTTGGGAAAGCCAGCATCAGCATCGGAGAGCAAAAGTGGGTCAACCTCTGAAAGTGGGCCTCCACCCGGACGCTTGGTTTCCACGCCACTCAATCCGATGAGAACTACAAAAGGTGCTAAATCCTCGGTTGCTGTTGCTGTCAAGAGGAAACGACCAGATGAGAAGCCCAAAGCTGTGTCTAAAGAGGAAGCAGCTGCACTGAAGGCTAGGGAGGCTGCTAGGAAGAGAGTTGAACagagggagaaaccattgctTGGTCTATACAGGCCCTGA